The Lysobacter capsici genome has a segment encoding these proteins:
- a CDS encoding glutathione peroxidase: MTTAYDFSATDIDGQSQSLDRYKGKVLLIVNVASKCGFTPQYTGLEKLEREYQARGFEVLGFPCDQFGHQEPGDENEIKEFCSLAYDVTFPMYAKVDVNGDKAHPLWKWLKDEKGGFLGIDAIKWNFTKFLVGRDGKVIKRYAPTDKPESIAGDIEKALA, translated from the coding sequence ATGACCACCGCCTACGATTTTTCCGCCACCGACATCGACGGCCAGTCCCAGTCGCTGGACCGTTACAAGGGCAAGGTGCTGCTGATCGTCAACGTCGCGTCCAAGTGCGGCTTCACCCCGCAGTACACCGGCCTGGAGAAGCTCGAGCGCGAGTATCAGGCGCGCGGTTTCGAGGTGCTGGGCTTTCCCTGCGACCAGTTCGGCCACCAGGAACCCGGCGACGAGAACGAGATCAAGGAGTTCTGTTCGCTGGCCTACGACGTGACCTTCCCGATGTACGCCAAGGTCGACGTCAACGGCGACAAGGCGCACCCGCTGTGGAAATGGCTCAAGGACGAGAAGGGCGGTTTCCTCGGCATCGATGCGATCAAGTGGAACTTCACCAAGTTCCTGGTCGGCCGCGACGGCAAGGTGATCAAGCGCTATGCGCCGACGGATAAGCCCGAATCGATCGCGGGGGATATCGAGAAGGCGTTGGCTTGA
- a CDS encoding acyltransferase family protein, with product MQRRYDIDALRALAFVLLILYHCAMLYVADWGWHLKSSHLSEPLQIPMLFVNRWRMDLIFLISGLSVHFLLRGTSLGRFVVQRSWRLLLPLTFGCLVIVPIQPYAQGVANGLVEPGFVDFLLRYYQFQPWPKGAFDGWEYGFTWNHLWYLAYLWVYTIAFAALLPLFRNGLGRRLLALFTGLRGWKLLILPALPLAAYTMTLAPLFDETGDLIHDWYRHAMYFTVFLYGYWIGNDAGLWAELTRLRKWSLSLALGLFGFYLSLVLLIPEEIPDWLQNSVWLLRNLYVWFALTAILGWGHALLNRPFRWLPWATEAVYPWYVLHQSLIVLIAYWILPLHFGPIGEPAIVLFGTVAGCFVLHEIIRRVPLLRPVFGLKGKRSGTARGGAERAATDAAGVAMGVARPAAADGA from the coding sequence ATGCAACGCCGGTACGACATCGACGCCCTGCGCGCCCTCGCCTTCGTCCTTCTGATCCTCTATCACTGCGCCATGTTGTACGTCGCCGACTGGGGCTGGCACCTCAAGAGCAGCCACCTGTCCGAGCCGCTGCAGATCCCGATGCTGTTCGTGAACCGCTGGCGCATGGACCTGATCTTCCTGATCTCGGGCCTGTCGGTGCATTTCCTGCTGCGCGGCACCTCGCTGGGCCGCTTCGTGGTCCAGCGCAGCTGGCGCCTGCTGCTGCCGCTGACTTTCGGCTGCCTGGTGATCGTGCCGATCCAGCCGTATGCGCAGGGCGTGGCCAACGGCTTGGTCGAGCCGGGCTTCGTCGATTTCCTGCTGCGCTATTACCAGTTCCAGCCGTGGCCCAAGGGCGCGTTCGACGGCTGGGAATACGGCTTCACCTGGAACCACCTGTGGTACCTGGCCTACCTGTGGGTGTACACGATCGCCTTCGCGGCCTTGCTTCCGCTGTTCCGCAACGGCTTGGGCCGGCGCCTGCTGGCCTTGTTCACCGGCCTGCGCGGCTGGAAGCTGCTGATCCTGCCGGCGCTGCCGCTGGCCGCGTACACCATGACCCTGGCGCCGCTGTTCGACGAAACCGGCGACCTGATCCACGACTGGTACCGCCACGCGATGTACTTCACCGTGTTTCTGTACGGCTATTGGATCGGCAACGACGCCGGCCTGTGGGCCGAGCTGACCCGGCTGCGCAAGTGGAGCCTGAGTCTGGCGCTGGGCCTGTTCGGCTTCTACCTGAGCCTGGTGCTGCTGATTCCCGAGGAGATTCCCGACTGGCTGCAGAACAGCGTGTGGCTGCTGCGCAATCTGTATGTGTGGTTCGCGCTGACCGCGATCCTGGGCTGGGGCCACGCCCTGCTCAACCGGCCTTTCCGCTGGCTGCCGTGGGCGACCGAGGCGGTGTACCCGTGGTACGTGCTGCATCAGAGCCTGATCGTGCTGATCGCGTACTGGATCCTGCCGCTGCATTTCGGCCCGATCGGCGAACCGGCGATCGTGTTGTTCGGAACGGTGGCGGGGTGCTTCGTGCTGCACGAGATCATTCGGCGGGTGCCGCTGTTGCGGCCGGTGTTTGGGTTAAAGGGCAAGCGCAGTGGCACGGCGCGCGGTGGTGCTGAGCGGGCCGCGACTGATGCAGCGGGTGTGGCGATGGGTGTTGCTCGGCCTGCGGCTGCGGATGGGGCTTGA
- a CDS encoding LytTR family DNA-binding domain-containing protein, translated as MSHDVSSPPSIAPANDPSVAAPASAWDRYQPWRRTVEVLAWVILFAVNAIAGTLTTVIDIHRFDLDIPHWAPAVWETSSCVTALALAPLLVWYTRKVPFHIDTWRRALALHLLGSVVWSVAHVVGMVTIRKLVYVGLGESYDFGSWGMNLVYEYLKDVRSYTYMVLWIEGYRLLMRRWQGEASVLTTPDDVPEPAVPERPERFLVRKLGKEFLIAASEVEWLQASSNYVNLHLRGRDYPLRTTMAAIETQLDPARFVRVHRSYMVNLDCVGEIEPLESGDARITMHDGSKIPCSRRYRGALRQERRAA; from the coding sequence ATGAGCCACGACGTTTCCTCGCCCCCCTCGATCGCGCCCGCCAACGACCCCAGCGTCGCCGCCCCGGCCAGCGCCTGGGACCGCTACCAGCCCTGGCGCCGCACCGTCGAAGTGCTGGCCTGGGTGATCCTGTTCGCGGTCAACGCGATCGCCGGCACCCTGACCACGGTGATCGACATCCACCGCTTCGACCTGGACATCCCCCACTGGGCGCCGGCGGTGTGGGAGACCAGCAGCTGCGTGACCGCGCTGGCGCTGGCGCCGCTGCTGGTCTGGTACACCCGCAAGGTCCCGTTCCATATCGACACCTGGCGCCGCGCGCTGGCCCTGCACCTGCTCGGCAGCGTGGTCTGGTCGGTCGCGCACGTGGTCGGCATGGTCACGATCCGTAAGCTGGTCTACGTCGGCCTGGGCGAAAGCTACGATTTCGGCTCGTGGGGCATGAACCTGGTCTACGAGTACCTCAAGGACGTGCGCTCCTATACCTATATGGTGTTGTGGATCGAGGGCTACCGCCTGCTGATGCGGCGTTGGCAGGGCGAGGCCAGCGTGCTGACGACCCCGGACGACGTTCCCGAACCGGCCGTGCCCGAACGGCCCGAACGTTTCCTGGTGCGCAAGCTCGGCAAGGAATTCCTGATCGCCGCCAGCGAGGTGGAATGGCTGCAGGCCTCGTCGAACTACGTGAACCTGCACCTGCGCGGCCGCGACTACCCGCTGCGCACCACCATGGCCGCGATCGAGACCCAGCTCGACCCGGCGCGCTTCGTGCGCGTGCATCGCAGCTACATGGTCAACCTGGACTGCGTGGGCGAAATCGAACCGCTGGAAAGCGGCGACGCGCGCATCACCATGCACGACGGCAGCAAGATCCCGTGCAGCCGGCGTTATCGCGGCGCCTTGCGGCAGGAGCGGCGGGCGGCTTGA
- a CDS encoding TlpA family protein disulfide reductase codes for MALSTRYRAGAAVAAFVLASLSLIATSSAFAADPAPARSADRSATQQTASAQAAAPTATSGASAAATPDSKSGRAARAAPQRGDIPPDFLGLDRDGRPVKVSDYRGKLVVISFWASWCAPCRRELPMLSALQAGVGREHLQVIAINLNEPRRDFEAFLKLNPSLAMSHIRDSGTVARHYGVTAVPNLFVIDQRGAIAQVHRGYSPQQLRQFAEEIAGLLPPEALKRPAATDKQAQ; via the coding sequence ATGGCGTTGTCGACGCGGTATCGCGCGGGCGCGGCGGTGGCTGCATTCGTGCTGGCGTCGCTGAGTCTGATCGCGACGTCTTCGGCCTTCGCCGCCGACCCAGCGCCGGCGCGGTCGGCCGATCGATCCGCAACGCAGCAGACCGCCAGCGCCCAGGCCGCTGCGCCGACTGCGACCTCCGGTGCGTCCGCGGCCGCAACGCCCGATTCGAAATCCGGACGCGCCGCCCGCGCCGCGCCGCAGCGTGGCGATATTCCGCCGGATTTTCTCGGGCTGGATCGCGATGGGCGTCCGGTCAAGGTCAGCGATTACCGCGGCAAGCTGGTGGTGATCAGCTTCTGGGCCAGTTGGTGCGCGCCGTGCCGGCGCGAACTGCCGATGCTGTCGGCGCTGCAGGCCGGGGTCGGTCGCGAACATCTGCAAGTAATCGCGATCAATCTCAACGAACCCAGGCGCGATTTCGAAGCCTTCCTGAAGCTCAATCCCTCGCTGGCGATGAGCCATATCCGCGACAGCGGCACCGTCGCCCGCCATTACGGCGTCACCGCGGTGCCGAATCTGTTCGTGATCGATCAGCGCGGCGCGATCGCGCAAGTGCATCGGGGATATTCGCCGCAGCAGTTGCGGCAGTTCGCCGAGGAGATCGCGGGCTTGTTGCCGCCCGAGGCGTTGAAGCGCCCGGCCGCTACCGACAAGCAAGCTCAGTAG
- a CDS encoding ferredoxin--NADP reductase, protein MSSAFGTETVLDVRHWTDDYFSFTTTRDDGFRFENGQFVMIGLQVEQADGSSKPLLRAYSIASANWEEQLEFFSIKVPNGPLTSKLKSIQPGDSVLIGRKPTGTLLIHDLHPGRNLYLLGTGTGFAPWLSVIKDPETYERFENVVLCHGVRNEQDLAYRDYIVNELPHHEFLGEQIAAKLKYYPAVSRQAFEFAGRDQRGRLTEMMASGRMMEQLGIAPLDAEHDRAMICGSPQMLADFREILDARGFTAAPRIGTPGQYVFERAFVEK, encoded by the coding sequence ATGTCCTCCGCTTTTGGCACCGAGACGGTGCTGGACGTCCGTCACTGGACCGACGACTACTTCAGCTTCACCACCACCCGCGACGACGGATTCCGCTTCGAGAACGGCCAGTTCGTGATGATCGGGCTGCAGGTCGAGCAGGCGGACGGGTCGTCCAAGCCGCTGCTGCGCGCGTATTCGATCGCCAGCGCGAACTGGGAGGAGCAGCTCGAGTTCTTCAGCATCAAGGTGCCCAACGGGCCGCTGACATCGAAGCTGAAATCGATCCAGCCCGGCGACAGCGTGCTGATCGGGCGCAAGCCGACCGGCACCTTGCTGATCCACGACCTGCACCCGGGCCGCAATCTGTACCTGCTCGGCACCGGCACCGGCTTCGCGCCGTGGCTGTCGGTGATCAAGGATCCGGAAACCTACGAGCGCTTCGAGAACGTGGTGCTCTGCCACGGCGTGCGCAACGAGCAGGATCTGGCCTATCGCGACTACATCGTCAACGAGCTGCCGCATCACGAGTTCCTCGGCGAGCAGATCGCGGCCAAGCTCAAGTACTACCCGGCGGTGTCGCGGCAGGCGTTCGAATTCGCCGGGCGCGACCAGCGCGGCCGCCTGACCGAGATGATGGCCAGCGGCCGGATGATGGAGCAGTTGGGCATCGCCCCGCTCGACGCCGAGCACGACCGCGCGATGATCTGCGGCAGCCCGCAGATGCTGGCCGATTTCCGCGAGATCCTCGACGCCCGCGGCTTCACCGCCGCGCCGCGCATCGGCACGCCGGGCCAGTATGTGTTCGAACGGGCGTTCGTCGAGAAATGA
- a CDS encoding Tex family protein, with protein MQVKNTQSAHIAQKIAQLIAVEIGAQTAQALSAIALLDEGSTVPFIARYRKEVTGGLDDIQLRDLETRLHYLRELEDRRAAVLESIAEQGKLSDELRADIEAAETKSRLEDLYLPYKPKRRTKAQIAREAGLEPLADGLLADPTRKPEEFAAAFVSEEKQVADVKAALEGARAILMERWGEDARLVGELRTWLSEVGVIRARVAEGKETEGAKYRDYFDHSESLAKIPSHRLLALFRARREEILFLELDPGSDAEAGHAYGEGRVALNAGISDQGRPADRWLLDACRLTWRAKLHLHLLLDLFGQAREKAEAEAIDVFGDNLKDLLLAAPAGPRAVLGLDPGLRTGVKVAVVDATGKLVAHDTIYPHEPRKQWDQSLHTLRALCAKHQVELIAIGNGTASRETDKLAGDLIKLMPETKLTKAVVSEAGASVYSASEFASKEFPDLDVSIRGAVSIARRLQDPLAELVKIEPKAIGVGQYQHDVDQYRLARALDARVEDCVNAVGVYVNTASAALLARVSGLSSTVAENIVRHRDENGPFASRKALLKVPRLGDKTFEQCAGFLRIVDGEQPLDASAVHPEAYPVVERIVQQCGREVKQLLGDPQFVRGLKPEQFTDEKFGVPTVRDILKEMEKPGRDPRPEFKAAKFADGVEELRDLKVGMILEGVISNVAAFGAFVDIGVHQDGLIHISALSDKYVKDPRDVVKAGDVVKVRVLEVDLPRKRIALTRRLDDPVPAPRPPGEAASRGSDRGDRNDRGGARGNDGNRGGRRDQPPQRGGSFAPQGKAAAPIGGALADAFARAKQKS; from the coding sequence ATGCAAGTCAAGAACACGCAGTCCGCGCACATCGCGCAGAAGATCGCCCAACTCATCGCCGTCGAGATCGGCGCCCAGACCGCCCAGGCCCTGTCCGCGATCGCCTTGCTCGACGAAGGCTCGACCGTGCCGTTCATCGCGCGCTACCGCAAGGAAGTCACCGGCGGCCTCGACGACATCCAGTTGCGCGACCTCGAAACGCGCCTGCACTACCTGCGCGAACTCGAGGACCGCCGCGCCGCGGTGCTCGAAAGCATCGCCGAGCAGGGCAAGCTGAGCGACGAACTGCGCGCCGACATCGAAGCGGCCGAGACCAAGTCGCGGCTGGAAGATCTGTACCTGCCGTACAAGCCCAAGCGCCGGACCAAGGCGCAGATCGCGCGCGAAGCCGGCCTGGAGCCGCTGGCCGACGGCCTGCTCGCCGATCCCACGCGCAAGCCCGAGGAGTTCGCGGCCGCTTTCGTCAGCGAGGAAAAACAGGTCGCCGACGTCAAGGCCGCGCTCGAGGGCGCGCGCGCGATCCTGATGGAACGCTGGGGCGAAGACGCCCGCCTGGTCGGCGAGTTGCGCACCTGGCTCAGCGAAGTCGGGGTGATCCGCGCGCGCGTGGCCGAGGGCAAGGAGACCGAAGGCGCGAAATACCGCGACTATTTCGATCACAGCGAATCGCTGGCCAAGATTCCCTCGCATCGCCTGCTCGCGCTGTTCCGCGCGCGCCGCGAGGAAATCCTGTTCCTCGAACTCGACCCGGGCAGCGACGCCGAAGCCGGCCACGCCTACGGCGAAGGCCGGGTCGCGCTCAACGCCGGCATCAGCGATCAGGGCCGTCCGGCCGATCGCTGGCTGCTCGACGCCTGCCGCCTGACCTGGCGCGCGAAACTGCATCTGCATCTGCTGCTCGATCTGTTCGGCCAGGCGCGCGAAAAGGCCGAGGCCGAGGCGATCGACGTGTTCGGCGACAACCTCAAGGACTTGCTGCTGGCCGCGCCGGCCGGTCCGCGCGCGGTGCTCGGGCTCGATCCGGGCCTGCGCACCGGGGTCAAGGTCGCGGTGGTCGACGCCACCGGCAAGCTGGTCGCGCACGACACCATCTACCCGCACGAACCGCGCAAGCAGTGGGACCAGTCGCTGCACACGCTGCGCGCGCTGTGCGCGAAGCATCAGGTCGAACTGATCGCGATCGGCAACGGCACCGCCTCGCGCGAAACCGACAAGCTGGCCGGCGATCTGATCAAGCTGATGCCCGAAACCAAACTGACCAAGGCCGTGGTCAGCGAAGCCGGCGCGTCGGTGTATTCCGCGTCCGAATTCGCGTCGAAGGAATTCCCCGATCTGGACGTGAGCATCCGCGGCGCGGTCTCGATCGCGCGGCGCCTGCAGGACCCGCTGGCCGAACTGGTCAAGATCGAACCCAAGGCGATCGGCGTGGGCCAGTACCAGCACGATGTCGATCAATACCGCCTGGCGCGCGCGCTCGACGCGCGGGTCGAGGACTGCGTGAACGCGGTCGGCGTCTACGTCAACACCGCCTCGGCGGCGTTGCTGGCGCGGGTGTCGGGCCTGTCGAGCACGGTCGCCGAGAACATCGTCCGCCATCGCGACGAAAACGGCCCGTTCGCTTCGCGCAAGGCACTGTTGAAAGTGCCGCGCCTGGGCGACAAGACCTTCGAACAATGCGCCGGCTTCCTGCGCATCGTCGACGGCGAACAGCCGCTGGACGCCTCGGCGGTCCATCCCGAGGCCTACCCGGTGGTCGAGCGCATCGTCCAGCAGTGCGGCCGCGAGGTGAAGCAGTTGCTCGGCGATCCGCAATTCGTGCGCGGCCTCAAGCCTGAGCAGTTCACCGACGAAAAATTCGGCGTGCCGACCGTGCGCGACATCCTCAAGGAAATGGAAAAACCCGGCCGCGACCCGCGTCCGGAGTTCAAGGCCGCCAAGTTCGCCGACGGCGTGGAGGAACTGCGCGACCTCAAGGTCGGCATGATCCTGGAAGGCGTGATCAGCAACGTCGCCGCGTTCGGCGCCTTCGTCGACATCGGCGTGCATCAGGACGGCCTGATCCACATCTCGGCCTTGTCGGACAAGTACGTCAAGGACCCGCGCGACGTGGTCAAAGCCGGCGACGTGGTCAAGGTGCGGGTGTTGGAAGTCGACCTGCCGCGCAAGCGCATTGCCTTGACCCGCCGTCTCGACGACCCGGTGCCGGCGCCGCGTCCGCCGGGCGAAGCCGCGTCCCGTGGCAGCGACCGTGGCGATCGCAACGATCGCGGTGGCGCGCGTGGCAACGACGGCAATCGCGGTGGACGTCGCGACCAGCCGCCGCAGCGTGGTGGTTCGTTCGCGCCGCAGGGCAAGGCGGCGGCGCCGATCGGCGGGGCGTTGGCCGATGCGTTCGCTCGCGCGAAGCAGAAGTCTTGA